From Ruminococcus sp. HUN007, a single genomic window includes:
- a CDS encoding SPFH domain-containing protein encodes MGLLQVAIGATMSTLGDAYKEFFYCDSLPNDVLVVRGRKHSDKGAHNNGNDNVISRGSKIAVNDGQCMIITDQGHIVDVVATPGEYEFTQSSSPSIFASDEKLGAKLKATLAQIGSAISMGGDSGKEQRVYYINMKEIMDNRFGTQNPVPFRVVDNKIGLDIDTAIRCNGTYTYKITDPLLFFTNVCGNIQQQFDRSQIDAQLKSEFLDALQPGFAQISAMGIRYSEVPGKTQVLKDAMNEALAAEWAERRGISLERISINSVTLPKEDEDMIKQAQRTGMMQNANYAAATMVNAQAEAMQAAAKNSGGAMNGFMGMNMAMNAGGMNAQNLFAMGQQQQAQAAQAAPAADSWTCSCGAVNTGKFCSECASPKPAPAGSWTCSCGTVNTGKFCSECASPKPADQGSWTCSCGAVNTGKFCSECASPRP; translated from the coding sequence ATGGGACTTTTACAGGTAGCAATCGGAGCAACAATGAGCACATTAGGCGATGCCTACAAGGAGTTTTTCTACTGTGACTCATTACCGAATGATGTTCTCGTTGTAAGAGGAAGAAAGCACAGCGACAAGGGTGCACACAACAACGGCAATGACAACGTTATTTCAAGAGGCAGCAAGATCGCCGTAAACGACGGTCAGTGCATGATCATCACAGACCAGGGCCACATCGTTGACGTTGTAGCAACACCGGGTGAATATGAATTCACTCAGTCCTCATCACCAAGCATTTTTGCAAGCGATGAAAAGTTAGGCGCAAAGCTCAAGGCCACACTTGCACAGATCGGAAGTGCTATTTCAATGGGCGGCGACTCAGGCAAGGAACAGCGCGTTTACTATATTAACATGAAGGAGATCATGGACAACAGATTCGGTACACAGAATCCTGTTCCGTTCAGAGTAGTTGACAACAAGATCGGTCTTGATATCGACACAGCTATCCGCTGCAACGGTACATACACATACAAGATCACTGATCCTCTTCTCTTCTTTACAAATGTATGCGGCAACATTCAGCAGCAGTTCGACCGTTCACAGATCGACGCACAGCTCAAGTCTGAGTTCCTCGATGCTCTCCAGCCTGGATTCGCACAGATCTCAGCAATGGGCATCAGATACAGCGAAGTACCGGGCAAGACACAGGTACTCAAGGATGCCATGAACGAAGCTCTTGCAGCAGAATGGGCTGAAAGACGCGGCATCTCACTCGAAAGGATCTCGATCAACTCAGTAACTCTTCCTAAGGAAGACGAAGACATGATCAAGCAGGCTCAGAGAACAGGCATGATGCAGAATGCCAACTACGCTGCAGCTACAATGGTAAATGCACAGGCTGAAGCAATGCAGGCAGCTGCAAAGAACTCAGGCGGTGCAATGAACGGATTCATGGGAATGAACATGGCAATGAACGCAGGCGGCATGAACGCTCAGAACCTCTTCGCCATGGGACAGCAGCAGCAGGCTCAGGCTGCACAGGCAGCTCCTGCAGCAGATTCATGGACATGCTCATGCGGTGCTGTAAACACAGGCAAGTTCTGTTCTGAATGCGCTTCTCCTAAGCCGGCTCCGGCAGGTTCATGGACATGCTCATGCGGTACAGTAAACACTGGTAAGTTCTGTTCTGAATGCGCTTCTCCTAAGCCGGCAGACCAGGGCTCATGGACATGCTCATGCGGCGCAGTAAACACAGGCAAGTTCTGCTCTGAATGCGCTTCACCAAGACCATAA
- a CDS encoding AAA family ATPase, translated as MGTYINPGKENFEMAVNSEIFVDKTEMIRYLNSVVNTQKRFISVSRPRRFGKTMAADMICAYYDREADSRELFSELKISATDSIQTEKSTLNWDAYLGHFDVIRIVMTKFFKNGITADNALEKMQKLIVRDLKKVYPDVDYFDDCDLIQSMEDVCSETHTQFVIVIDEWDAVFRACKEDEKGQTKYLDFLRDLLKDKPYVALAYMTGILPIKKYGQHSALNMFTEYSMMFPRQLAKYTGFTEDEVANECYRYGRDFESVKHWYNGYVVSDVIPPDPGHKEQTETGRPLKAVRYSLYSPLSVVEAMTTGVIKNYWNKTETYEALADYIRRDYDGLKDAVALLMDGGRLVIDTSTYQNDMTTFNGRDDILSLLIHLGYLGFDDETSEVFIPNREILDEFKTSTKSKEWTDTFESFRLSQELLKATWNRDAERIAEIIEKMHDKADNKTYNDEAALDYAIRMAYYSAQKYYTILPETDTGKGYADLILIPSMNYPDKPALVIELKYNKNADGAIAQIKQKNYPDRLEHYKGNILLVGINYDRNIPSDDPDFKHHTCVMEYA; from the coding sequence ATGGGAACTTATATCAATCCGGGAAAAGAAAATTTCGAAATGGCTGTCAATTCGGAAATATTTGTAGACAAGACAGAAATGATACGGTATTTAAATTCTGTAGTAAACACTCAGAAGCGTTTTATAAGTGTATCCCGCCCGCGCAGATTCGGTAAAACTATGGCTGCTGATATGATCTGTGCCTATTACGACAGAGAAGCTGACAGCAGAGAACTGTTTTCTGAACTGAAAATATCAGCGACCGATTCAATCCAAACAGAAAAAAGCACTCTGAACTGGGATGCATATCTCGGACATTTCGATGTTATCAGAATCGTTATGACCAAGTTTTTTAAAAACGGCATTACCGCAGATAACGCTCTGGAAAAGATGCAGAAGCTGATCGTCCGTGATTTAAAAAAAGTATATCCTGATGTTGATTACTTCGACGACTGCGATTTGATACAGTCAATGGAGGATGTTTGCTCAGAAACACATACGCAATTCGTAATAGTTATCGATGAATGGGATGCAGTATTCAGAGCATGCAAAGAAGATGAAAAAGGTCAGACCAAATATCTTGACTTCCTTCGCGATCTGCTCAAAGACAAACCGTATGTTGCTCTTGCATATATGACCGGCATACTTCCTATTAAGAAATACGGTCAGCACTCAGCACTGAATATGTTCACTGAGTATTCCATGATGTTCCCGAGACAGCTTGCTAAATACACCGGATTTACAGAAGATGAAGTAGCAAATGAATGCTACCGTTACGGAAGAGATTTTGAATCAGTAAAGCACTGGTATAACGGATATGTAGTAAGCGACGTTATCCCTCCGGATCCGGGACATAAGGAACAGACAGAAACCGGCAGACCTTTGAAAGCAGTCAGATATTCGCTGTACAGTCCTTTGTCCGTGGTGGAAGCAATGACCACAGGCGTTATAAAAAATTACTGGAACAAAACCGAGACCTACGAAGCTCTTGCCGACTATATCCGCAGGGATTATGACGGTCTGAAAGATGCTGTCGCACTGCTTATGGACGGCGGACGACTCGTTATCGATACATCAACCTACCAGAATGACATGACGACTTTCAACGGACGTGATGATATCCTGTCTCTTCTTATCCACCTTGGTTATCTCGGCTTCGATGACGAGACCAGCGAGGTCTTTATTCCGAACAGAGAAATACTTGATGAATTCAAAACATCTACCAAATCGAAAGAATGGACCGACACCTTCGAATCCTTCCGCCTGTCACAGGAACTGCTGAAAGCTACGTGGAACAGAGACGCTGAAAGGATCGCTGAGATCATCGAAAAAATGCATGACAAAGCAGATAACAAAACCTATAACGATGAAGCGGCTCTGGACTATGCAATACGAATGGCATATTACTCAGCTCAGAAGTATTACACTATTCTCCCTGAAACAGATACCGGAAAAGGATATGCTGATCTTATCCTCATTCCTTCAATGAATTATCCGGACAAACCGGCACTTGTCATTGAACTGAAATACAACAAAAACGCAGACGGAGCAATTGCACAGATAAAGCAGAAAAATTATCCGGACAGACTCGAACACTACAAGGGAAACATCCTTCTTGTCGGTATCAATTATGACAGGAATATTCCAAGTGACGATCCGGATTTCAAGCATCACACATGTGTTATGGAATATGCGTAA
- a CDS encoding DUF5104 domain-containing protein, with the protein MKKTLIIFGTIITCIVSFIIYVNLSGAYINVHKLQVKESKILIMHLKNADAKSIKEMFCTSTIDNCENIDKQIDLLIQNIGKNIEETGEIVGGGESQHSQNGKITRLDYNATIKDVVLKNGQKCDITFLSDPINDDYPDYKGIELIGVHFEDSSKDFYVGK; encoded by the coding sequence ATGAAAAAAACACTTATAATATTTGGAACGATTATAACGTGTATCGTTTCTTTCATTATTTATGTGAATTTAAGCGGGGCATATATAAATGTTCATAAACTTCAAGTTAAGGAAAGCAAAATATTAATCATGCATTTAAAAAACGCGGATGCTAAATCAATCAAAGAAATGTTTTGCACATCAACAATCGATAACTGTGAGAATATAGATAAACAAATAGATTTATTAATACAAAATATCGGCAAGAACATCGAAGAAACAGGAGAAATTGTAGGTGGAGGAGAAAGTCAACATTCACAAAATGGAAAAATAACGCGTTTGGATTATAATGCTACAATAAAAGATGTAGTTTTAAAAAATGGTCAAAAGTGTGATATAACTTTTTTATCTGATCCTATTAACGATGATTATCCTGATTATAAAGGCATTGAATTAATAGGAGTGCATTTTGAGGATAGCAGTAAAGATTTTTATGTGGGTAAGTAA
- a CDS encoding VWA domain-containing protein gives MSINRKTISVFALLMSASMLFTGCGAHPSGAPSSTSYTGSSGGRNDTYYEYQADNAAEDYKPDYIYDQDITVSDNEEYSVINESGFKSVKADPLSTFSVDVDTASYANVRRIIQSGNKVNPDAVRIEEMLNYFHYDYPQPKSGEPFSVNTQITDCPWNADTKLMRVGLHAKDIDFTEREPMNLVFLIDVSGSMYDADKLPLVQKSFSVLADELDERDRISIVTYAGTDSVVLDGVSGESRDKILSAIDSLEAGGSTAGAAGISTAYEIAEKHFIEGGNNRIILATDGDLNVGISSESELKRLVEKKCKSGVYLSVLGFGTGNIKDNKMETLADNGNGNYSYIDSIKEAKKVLVDEMGGTLVTVAKDVKIQVEFNPAYIKGYRLIGYENRALSSEDFADDSKDAGEVGAGHSVTALYEVAFADSEMKFDSSDLKYSSADEGKDNGEYLTVSVRYKEPDEDESRLLTYPVTFGAYSEKMDDDMRFAAAVAEFGMILRDSENKGTATRESVLEMLDETDLKDDQYKTEFKKLVKESGI, from the coding sequence ATGAGTATTAACAGGAAAACAATATCTGTATTTGCATTATTAATGTCAGCATCAATGCTGTTTACCGGATGCGGAGCGCATCCGTCCGGAGCACCTTCATCTACATCATATACAGGCAGTTCAGGCGGCAGAAATGATACATATTATGAATATCAGGCAGATAATGCTGCCGAAGACTATAAACCGGATTATATTTATGATCAGGATATTACGGTATCGGATAATGAAGAATACAGTGTAATAAATGAAAGCGGTTTTAAGAGCGTAAAGGCGGATCCGCTGTCAACTTTCTCAGTGGATGTGGATACTGCTTCATACGCAAATGTCCGCAGAATAATACAGAGCGGTAATAAGGTAAATCCTGATGCGGTCAGAATAGAAGAGATGCTTAATTATTTCCACTACGATTATCCGCAGCCGAAGTCAGGCGAACCTTTCTCAGTGAACACTCAGATAACCGACTGTCCGTGGAACGCTGACACAAAGCTTATGCGTGTCGGACTTCATGCAAAGGATATCGATTTTACAGAGCGTGAACCGATGAACCTTGTGTTCCTTATAGATGTAAGCGGTTCAATGTACGATGCAGACAAGCTTCCGCTGGTGCAGAAATCATTCTCGGTCCTGGCAGATGAGCTTGACGAGAGAGACAGAATATCGATCGTGACCTATGCAGGTACTGACAGTGTGGTACTTGACGGAGTAAGCGGTGAAAGCAGGGATAAAATACTTTCAGCCATAGACTCACTGGAAGCCGGCGGATCAACGGCAGGAGCTGCAGGTATCAGTACTGCATACGAGATAGCTGAAAAGCATTTTATAGAAGGCGGAAACAACCGTATAATCCTTGCCACTGACGGCGACCTTAATGTAGGCATATCCAGCGAAAGCGAACTTAAGAGACTGGTTGAGAAAAAGTGTAAGAGCGGTGTGTATCTTTCTGTTCTTGGCTTCGGTACCGGAAACATCAAGGACAACAAAATGGAGACCCTTGCTGATAACGGTAACGGAAACTACTCATACATCGACAGCATAAAAGAAGCAAAGAAAGTGCTGGTTGATGAAATGGGAGGAACACTTGTCACTGTTGCGAAGGACGTAAAGATACAGGTCGAATTCAACCCGGCTTATATAAAGGGGTACAGACTTATCGGTTACGAAAACCGCGCACTGTCATCAGAAGATTTTGCCGATGACAGCAAAGATGCCGGTGAAGTAGGCGCAGGACATTCAGTAACGGCGCTTTATGAAGTTGCCTTTGCCGACAGTGAAATGAAGTTCGACTCATCGGATCTGAAGTACAGCAGCGCCGATGAAGGAAAGGACAACGGCGAATACCTGACTGTTTCAGTACGCTACAAGGAACCTGATGAGGATGAAAGCAGACTTCTGACTTACCCTGTGACCTTCGGAGCATATTCCGAAAAGATGGACGATGACATGCGTTTCGCAGCAGCAGTAGCTGAGTTCGGAATGATCCTCCGTGACAGTGAAAACAAGGGAACTGCGACCAGAGAATCAGTACTTGAAATGCTTGATGAAACCGATCTTAAGGACGATCAGTACAAGACCGAGTTTAAGAAGCTCGTAAAGGAATCAGGAATATAA
- a CDS encoding DUF5104 domain-containing protein — MKKLFIIFGTIAAFMIGFIVYVNLSGIYVNVHKLQLSESEKLIEYLKASDSESVKSMFCERTICNCENIDEQISELIAVFGGKIDSYGEITGGGEEQYTKNGKITRLSYDVTINDVVTNDGQKYKIQFVSVPVNDEYPDYIGFELIGVDNNNGSVSFNIGKRV; from the coding sequence ATGAAAAAGTTATTTATAATATTTGGAACTATAGCGGCATTTATGATTGGGTTCATAGTATATGTAAACTTAAGCGGAATATATGTAAATGTTCATAAGCTTCAGCTGAGTGAAAGCGAGAAATTGATAGAGTATTTAAAAGCATCTGATTCCGAGTCTGTGAAATCGATGTTTTGCGAAAGAACGATTTGCAATTGCGAGAATATTGATGAACAAATTAGTGAGTTAATAGCTGTTTTTGGAGGTAAGATTGACTCGTATGGTGAAATAACAGGTGGCGGGGAAGAACAATATACAAAGAATGGAAAAATAACAAGATTAAGTTATGACGTTACTATTAATGATGTGGTAACAAATGATGGTCAAAAATACAAAATCCAGTTTGTGTCAGTTCCTGTTAATGATGAGTATCCTGATTATATAGGATTTGAATTAATAGGCGTTGACAACAATAATGGTAGCGTATCATTCAATATAGGCAAAAGAGTTTAA
- a CDS encoding AbfB domain-containing protein, which yields MIFRHIPRLAAAAVITASLFLSSVSAAESAVKFSTGNRKIITDLILLKSMVNGETASDTEADINSDGTVNSGDAVILADYLLGKSELPEKKPVTPPSSDPGEKATTSVIASEDICIRGDGTVDEEEGIINVAGFNAAKRRNVYVKFKADELNLKNVNKAEIELRLDRTANGNTEVKIAACGSSWSESAPPEYKSVPDSYGLCDVVVTNHNTDAGKTIKFDVTDVVRENPEAKEFNFVLWCDHENNSDAVSNLALFNSRESQNPPKLTVYSGPSEAADAPALKADGTFVRFEIPAKAGSFLRVSKGALTSSRNVSPLSDARFTEVTGFKGENTVSFESQSEKGSYLCRKNGGSEIILAKDDGSEEFKNNASFIKTKGLAKGTSYQAYGLPGRYLSCTGNSFYVTGADTDERKSNASFLMRSHSNVIMSDEFEGDSLDTNVWAYSYPWADHHNYSAVVRKSQVAVRDGKLVLTATRVADDNWIKDDKGETGYTDNIGEKKWRKYSHLTGVVHLPFKNYPLNGNLYMEGRFRMPDKSGFWPAFWLNGNNSWPPEIDIFEYLSNTPEKIYVGIHRQDKSRDNGDGGAGWWIERNATFFQKEFHTYALDWSDTYINYYIDDILVKSIEDKAYIDNQKNMYLIINLGVGGWAEEPKDNVDDNTTYECDYVHIYGY from the coding sequence ATGATATTCAGGCATATTCCACGGCTTGCGGCAGCTGCAGTGATCACTGCGTCGCTCTTTTTAAGCAGCGTATCTGCCGCTGAATCAGCTGTAAAATTCAGCACAGGAAACAGAAAGATCATCACTGATCTTATTCTGTTAAAATCAATGGTGAACGGAGAAACAGCATCTGACACGGAAGCGGACATAAACAGTGACGGTACTGTTAATTCCGGCGATGCAGTCATTCTGGCGGACTACCTGCTCGGAAAATCGGAACTGCCGGAAAAGAAACCGGTCACTCCTCCGTCATCTGATCCGGGTGAAAAAGCGACTACATCTGTCATTGCTTCGGAAGATATATGCATACGCGGCGACGGAACCGTTGACGAAGAGGAAGGTATCATTAATGTTGCCGGATTCAACGCAGCGAAGCGCAGAAATGTCTACGTCAAATTCAAAGCTGATGAACTTAATTTAAAAAACGTAAACAAGGCTGAGATCGAACTGCGCCTTGACAGGACTGCAAACGGAAACACTGAAGTAAAGATCGCTGCATGCGGCAGCAGCTGGAGCGAATCCGCTCCGCCGGAATACAAGTCCGTACCTGATTCATACGGTCTGTGTGACGTGGTGGTAACAAACCACAACACCGACGCAGGAAAGACGATAAAGTTTGACGTTACCGACGTTGTAAGGGAGAATCCTGAAGCTAAGGAATTCAACTTCGTCCTCTGGTGCGACCACGAAAACAACTCCGATGCAGTGAGCAATCTCGCACTGTTCAACTCCAGAGAATCACAGAATCCGCCGAAGCTCACAGTTTACAGCGGCCCGTCGGAAGCAGCCGATGCGCCTGCACTGAAGGCGGATGGTACATTTGTAAGATTTGAGATACCTGCAAAAGCCGGAAGCTTTTTAAGAGTTTCGAAAGGCGCACTTACCTCATCACGAAACGTTTCACCGCTCTCGGACGCACGCTTCACGGAAGTTACCGGATTCAAGGGTGAAAACACTGTAAGCTTTGAATCCCAGAGCGAAAAGGGATCGTATCTGTGCAGGAAAAACGGCGGCAGCGAAATAATCCTTGCCAAAGACGACGGCAGCGAAGAGTTCAAAAACAACGCCTCATTTATAAAAACAAAGGGACTTGCCAAGGGAACGAGCTATCAGGCATACGGTCTGCCGGGACGCTATCTTTCATGCACCGGAAACAGTTTCTACGTGACCGGCGCTGATACGGACGAACGAAAGAGCAATGCCTCATTCCTCATGCGCAGCCACAGCAATGTTATAATGTCCGATGAATTCGAGGGCGACTCACTTGATACAAACGTATGGGCATACAGCTATCCGTGGGCTGACCACCACAACTACAGCGCTGTTGTAAGAAAATCACAGGTAGCTGTACGTGACGGAAAACTGGTACTTACCGCTACAAGAGTTGCCGACGACAACTGGATCAAGGACGACAAGGGCGAAACAGGATACACCGACAACATCGGCGAAAAGAAATGGAGAAAGTACTCGCACCTCACAGGCGTTGTACATCTTCCGTTCAAAAACTATCCGTTAAACGGAAACCTGTACATGGAAGGCCGCTTCAGAATGCCGGACAAGAGCGGATTCTGGCCTGCTTTCTGGCTCAACGGAAACAACAGCTGGCCGCCGGAAATAGATATTTTCGAATATTTAAGCAACACTCCGGAAAAGATCTACGTTGGTATCCATCGTCAGGACAAGTCAAGGGACAACGGCGACGGCGGCGCAGGCTGGTGGATCGAAAGAAACGCGACCTTCTTCCAGAAGGAATTCCACACCTACGCACTTGACTGGAGCGACACCTACATAAACTACTACATCGACGACATTCTCGTAAAGTCCATCGAAGACAAGGCGTACATCGACAACCAGAAGAACATGTACCTCATCATCAATCTCGGCGTAGGCGGCTGGGCCGAAGAGCCGAAGGACAACGTAGATGACAACACGACCTACGAATGTGACTACGTGCATATTTATGGGTATTGA